The Bdellovibrio sp. ZAP7 DNA segment GGCAATCATCCCCGCCTGGATTGGGGTGCACTATATGGGCGAGCACTCCGTCGGGAGATTACTGGTGGGGACGCAAGTGATCTTAAGTCTGCAGTTGCCTTTTGCTGTGGTTCCTCTGTTGATGTTTGCTTGTTCAAAAAATCTTATGAAAGAGTGGGCATTGTCTGCGAAGTTTAAGACGGCGGGCTGGGGTATTTGTGCTGTTATTATTGTAGCCAACATCTATATGTTGATGCGCTTGATTCAGGAATAAAAAAAAAGCCCACTGGGGGGCGGCTTTTTAATTTTTAAACTTGTTGGTCTTTTTGTTCGTCCATGATCTTTTTCAGACGACCCACAAATGATTTCAGCATGCAGTTAGCCCAGACAGGCAGGTCATTTAACAGTTCTTGAAATCCGTCTTCAGAAACTCGAACTACCACTACGTCCGTTACACACTTCGCGGAAGCAGAGCGGGGAGCATTGTCCAGAAGTGCGAACTCGCCAAAGGATTCTCCGTCAGCGATCCGGTTGATTTCCACTTCTTTACCCGCTCGATCCATGGTGCAGATTTTAACTGTGCCCGTTTCGATGATGTAGAAATGCTTTTCCACGTCGCCTTGAAAGAAAATAAATTCGCCGGCCTTATATTCCTGTTTGTGTAACTGCTCGAGTGCTGACATCCGTATCGCCTCTGGTTTTTTTGATTTTATACAAGAATTGTACACAGAATTGCGGACTGCAAGCAAGAGGGTTGAATTTGTCGAGAATGCGGTCTTATCATGGACTCATGAAGATGAAGTACGTCTTACCCATTTTAATCGCATTAGGCAGTTCTTCCGCAAAGGCTTTCAACACCGTGTTTGTCGGTGATTCTCACAGTTATGGGCAGTTTGGCGAAGAAATCGATAAATATCTGCGGAGTGTTTCCAAAAATGTTACGTCGATAGCTGGCTGTGGATCATCGCCTTCAACTTGGATGGCGGATGGAAAGAAGTTTAAATCCACCAACTGCGGTTATTGGAGACGGGACATCAAAGGCCAGGAAATCCGCGTGAAAGAGCACCAGGTGGATTCCTTTTCCAAAGAGCTCAGCGCTTTACATCCGGATCTGACGGTGATTGCCCTGGGCACAAACATACTGTCAACGCCGACGAATATTCTAAGCGAAAAGAAATCGATTCAGGCCATGCTCGACACCATTAAAAAGAATGATAGCGAGTGCATCTGGATCGGGCCGCCGGATACAGGAAATAAGACTTTGAAACTAAATCTTGCTGATGGCGTGAAAGAAATCAAAGCGTTGGTTGAAAAGGCGAACTGCGCCTTTGTCGATAGCTCTGAACTGACAAAGTATCCTGCCGGAAAAAGTGACGGTATTCACTACGGACCTAAGGATTCGGCAGAGTGGGGTAAGAAAGTCGTGGCGAAAATAGAAAAGCTGCCTCAAGTTTCACGGGCTCGTGAAAAAGTGGTGCAGCCTTTGCTTGAAGAGGATACGACAGGGACGACGTCTGAACCAGGCGCCGTCCGCTAGATTTTCCGATTAAATCAGACGGCTCAAATCTTTGACGTTTTTGATGTAAGAAATTTTCTTATCACCAGAAATTTTCAAATCCGCCAAGTGGCGTTTATTTGAGTACGGAATAACAAAATGTTGGAAGCCGAGTTTATCAGCCTCTTTGATACGGCTTTCAACGAATGAAACCCCGCGAACCTCGCCCGTCAAACCGATCTCGCCAAAGAAAACCGTTTTAGCGTCAAGATCACGACGACCTTCCGTTGATAAAATGGCAGCGGCCACCGCTAAATCTGCAGCCGGCTCCACCAATTTCAGACCACCCACGACATTGACGAAAATATCGTTACTGGATAAGCGCACATCCAAGTGACGATCCAAAACCGCCGTCAATAAATGCAGACGATTCACATCAATACCCAAAGAAGTACGACGAGGCATGGCCATATTCGTGGAAAGAGTCAGCGCTTGTACTTCACATAAAAGCGGGCGCGTCCCTTCCATTGACGCGAAAACCGCGGAACCGATCAATTGATCGCCACGTTCCTCCAGGAAAAGTTCCGACGGATTTAAAACTTCTTCCAAACCTTTGGAGTTCATTTGGAACACGCCCAATTCGTGAGCGGCGCCGAAACGATTTTTTAAAGTTCTGAGCAAGCGGAAGTCATAAGAAGTGTCGCCATCAAAGGACAGCACACAGTCCACCATATGTTCCAAAACTTTGGGACCTGCGATGGTTCCATCTTTGGTGACGTGACCGATTAGGATCACGGCGATGCCGTCTTGTTTTGCCAGACCCATCAAATGCCCGGCACACTCACGAACTTGAGAAACCGAACCCGGGGCTGCCTGCAAATCAGACAGATACATTGTTTGAATCGAGTCGACGACCAAAACATCTGGTTTTTTATGACGAGCCAATTCCATGACGTTATGAAGGTTGGATTCGGCACCCACTTCGATGAGAGGGGAGCGAATACCTAAGCGATGGGCACGGGATCCTGTTTGCGAGACACTTTCCTCGCCGGAGATGTAGAGGATTTTGCGCTTGTCGGAAGCTAAGCCGCCAGCCATTTGTAAAAGCAAAGTCGACTTACCGATTCCCGGTGATCCACCTAATAACACGAAGCTTCCACGCGCGAGACCGCCGCCCAGCACGCGATTCAGCTCTTGGAATCCCGTATCAAAGCGATCCAATTTAATCGCCTCGAGGCTTTGGTCTAGAGAAACCGGTTTTCCTGCACCAGGTGCGGTGCTCGTTTTTTCGACACTTCCTGTCGACCATCCTCTGGTTTTAGGCTCCTCCAGCTGCAATTCCTCGACGAAAGAATTCCAGGCGCCGCAGTCCGAGCACTTACCTTCCCAGCGAGGTCGCTGGGCTCCACAATTTTGACAGGTATAGACAGTTTTATTTTTCGATTTTGCCATAGATATTCGGTATCATTGTTAAATGATGGTGACAAGGATGATGCCATCATTGATTCGAGGGAGTGACGGGATGCGGACCACTACTGTAAAAGCAGTTTTGCTATCTATTATGCTTTCAGCGCCGATGGCGATGGCTCAGTCTAATAAAGACGAGCTGGATTCTTTTAAGAAAGCTTTAGATCAATTTAAATCTGGTAAATACGAGCAAGCCATCCCTACGTTTCAAACGATTGCTCAAAATAAATCTGAAATGGAAGAGTATGCGCGTTATTACTTGTCGCAATCTTTCTTAAAAACTTCCAAATTGGATGAAGCTTACAAAGAGTTGGAGCAAATCCAAAAACTTTCTCCGAATGTGAAAATGACGATCGACGTGCAAACGACGATGGGGCAAATCGCGCTTGAAAAAAAGAATTATAAGCAGGCGGCTGACATTTTCACGAAACTTGAAAAACGCACACGCAATACCGAATCTTATCCCGAAGTTATTTACAACCTGGCGGCGGCAGAGCAGGGCCTGGGTAAGCGTGCTTTAATGTGTAAGTGGTTGGTGAAACTCTACGAAAAACACCCGGGCTATTCTAAAGTGGCTCACTGGGAAGTGGACCTGGCGTCTTCGAAATTTGAAGGCAAAGAGACTGCTTGTGCGACTAGTACGGAAGACTTCCGTACCCGCGTCAGATACTTGCTGTTCGCAGGTCTTGATTCTCGCGCACAAACTGAAATCAATGCCATGAAAACCAATCTTGCTAAAATCGATAAGTATCTTGCAGATAAATTGCAAGTTCAGTTCTACATGCAGGAAGGGGAGCTGGGGAAAGCGGTTGATCTTTTAAAACCTTATTATGAAGAGAAAAAACGCGACTTCGATTACTTGATCCTGTTTGCATCGGCATCGGCTCGTGCCGGTGAAGTGCAATTGGCGGTGGGTTCTTATTACTCCGCTTACAAATTGTCTCCGCGCTCAAAAACCGGCCGTCAGGCATTGTATCAATCTGCATTCCTTAGTTATCAGTTCCAGGACTATGATGGTGCGGCTCGCAGATTCCAAGAGTTCATGAAGCTTTATCCGACATCGGGTCTTTCTAAAGACGCGAAATGGCACTTGGCTTGGTTGAAGTATCTTAAAGGTGATTATACCGGTGCCTATAAAGCTTTCGCAGAAATGCAAAGTGAGAAACGCAGTAACAAACGTGCGTGGAAGACTTTCCCGAATGATCGCGTGAATTACTGGATGGCGATGAGTTTGTTCCGCCAAGGTAAAATAGTTGAAGCCCGTAACAAGATGACGGCTTTGTCTAAAGATCCTCTTTTGGGTTACTACGCAATCGCAGCTCAGGCTCGATTGAAAAAGATGGAAGTGATTCCTTTACAAAAGGTCGCAACTACGAATTTGCCCACGACTCCACGTATGATCGCTCGCTTTTCTGCGAGTGAATTCTTAATGCCGAATGTGGATGATATCAGCTTCCGTGGTGACGATTCTGAATCCGAAGAGAACTTGATGATCACTCAGTACTCTGCTGATGATGAAAAAGAAAGCGATGAAGAAGCCGACGTGGAAGCAAACCCAGACAATAAATCTGTGGATGTTGCGCAAGGTGAAGATGGTGCTCCGGCTGAAGGCGATGAAGCAGCTGAAGGTGGCGATAAATCCGTGGCTTTCTCTTCTCCGATTTTAATGAAACGCTTTGAGCGTGCACGCGATTTGATGATCATTGGTGAAAACGAGTGGGCTCGTTGGGACCTTTATGACATCGAAAAGAAAACGCGCAATCGCGATTATTTGAAAACATTGATGTCTGAGTACTCAACAGCGGGTCACTTTAATCGCTCTTCTTACATCGCGCAGGTGACGTTCGGTACGACGCGTGCCTCTCAAGGTGTTGAGGGCGGTCGTGCAATGTGGGAGCTGGCATACCCGCGTGCATATTCTGATTCTGTTGATAAATATACAAAGCAGTTCACGGTTCCGACAGAACTTGTTTGGGGCATTATGAGAGCGGAGAGTTCTTACCGCCGCGATGCGATTTCTCCGGTGGGTGCTTTGGGATTGATGCAGGTTATGCCGTTCACAGGTTATAAAGTAGCGACGTTAGTGGGCGATAAAGATTTTAAACCGCCGCAATTGCTTGAGCCTGATGTTGCGGTAAAAATCGGTTCTCGTTACTTGAAACGTTTGATGGACCGCTTTGATAACACGATTCCATTGGTTGCTGCAGGTTACAATGCGGGACCTCACCGTGTGAAAAACTGGTTGGTGTCTTTCGGTACTTTAGAAACGGATGAATTCATTGAACACATTCCGTTCCTTGAGACTCGTAACTATGTGAAACGTGTTGTGTCCAACGCATATGTTTATGCAAAATTGTACGGCAACAAAAAGGATCTTTTCCCATACCTATCAGAAGCGGTGCCCGTTAAGGTTAACGCAGAGTTGGTTGGCAAAGAAAACTGGGACGACATTTAGTATTCGTCCAAGAGAGCAGCATTGATTAACAACTGGGTACGTTTTCTGATTAATAAAGCGATCGAGATTATTGCGTCACTGGCGGTGCTAGTGGCGCTTAGTTTTTTGTTGCTGAAGGCTTTGCCTGGCGGTCCATTTGATAATGAGGCGGCTCTTCATCCGACGGTTCGGGCAGCCTTGGCAGAGCAGTGGGGACTTCAGGATTCCACGGTTTCTCAGGTTTCCAAATATTTGGGATCGTTGGTTCGCGGGGATTTAGGGGTGTCGATGGCTCATCCAGATCAGCGAATCTCCACGATGATCGCAAATGGCTTTAGCAATACGTTAAGTTTGAATCTGATTTCTTTGGTTTTGGTGGTTGTCGGAGCCTTTGTCTTGGCGTTGCTTTCCCAGCGTTATAGCGGGGGCCTGTTTGAAAAGAGCGTCGATCAATTGATGATCACGTTTATTTCTTTACCCAGCCTCTTTTGGGGACCTTTACTGATTTATCTGTTTGGTTTTTATTTCAATCTGTTGCCGACGGCATTCTTAACTTCTCCAGTGAATTACATTTTGCCGGTTCTGACTTTAAGTCTGCGCCCTATGGCGTCCTTGGTTCGCCTGCTTAAGACGTCCTTAAAAGAAAACTATCGCTTGGATTACGTGCGCACCGCCAAAGCCAAAGGTGTTGAAGAAGGCGATGTCCTGCTTCATCACGTGCTTCGAAATTCGATGATTCCGTTTTTAAGTTATCTCGGGCCGTTATTGGTGGGGTTGCTATCGGGTTCCTTCCTGGTGGAAATGCTTTTTGCAATTCCAGGCTTGGGGGGTCAATTCATCATGGCTTTGGGTGATCGCGATTATACGTTGATCGTGGGTCTGACGTTGTTTTACGGAACTTTGCTGATCATCGTAAATTCTGTGATTGATATTTTAATGCGCGCTGTGGACCCAAGAATTCAGGAGGAGATGTGATGAAACGTCCCTCGGTGATTCTGGCCATTTCTTTTTTAAGTATTTTGATTTTAGCGGTCTTAATCGGTCCGTTTGTATTCACTCAAGGCTTTGAACAAAACGTCGATCAGATTTTGCTCGCACCATCATGGGCGCACTGGTTCGGAACGGACTCGTTGGGACGTGATTTGTTCGCGCGGGTTTTGTTGGGAGCTCGGGTATCGTTAACCGTAGGCATCGTCTGTGCTATTTTGACTTTCCTGATCGGCTTTACTTACGGTTCCATCGCCGGATGGTTTGAGGGAGTCCTTGATCGCATGATGATGCGCTTTTGTGACATCATTATGGCGATTCCAAGTTTCATCCTGGTGGCGGTGCTGTGCTTAAGTGTGCAAGTCATTCTGCCAATCGCAGACCCGCAGTGGGCGGCACTGGTTGGGTTGTGTGTCGGGATTTCTTTTACTCATTGGATTAACATGGCTCGTGTGACTCGCGGGATGGTGATTGAAACCAAACGCAAACCGTTTGTGGAGGCCGCGATCGCAGTCGGGGGCAACCGTCCGCATATTTTGCTTCGTCATATCCTGCCTAATATCGGAAGTACGCTGTTGGTATTGGTGGCGATGCAAATTCCTACCAACATTTTGTATGAAAGCTTTATGAGCTTTATCGGGATCGGTGTTCATCCTCCTTATACAAGTTGGGGAATTTTGGTAAGCGAAGGATGGAAGACTCTATCAAGCTTTCCGCATCTGATTTTATTCCCAAGCTTAGTCTTGTTCCTGACAGTGTGGAGCTTCCACATTCTGATCGATAACCGAAAGCAGACGTAGTCGCTTCGAACAACTGTTGATAAACTTTTAGTAACCATTTTTTGAGTGACCAAGGGCTTGTTTCGGATTGAGGGATCTGCCGCCATATTGTGAACACCAATAATCCTCATATACTGATTGAACAGGAGAACAAATGATCAAGACAGTATTCGCGAGCCTGGCGTTCACAGTCAGTGCGGCCCATGCAGCCCCATTGGCAGCCGTCGACAATTCCTTTAATTGCGATAACACGATTAACAATCTAATCAGTGGCGCAAATATGACGGCGACGGGTGGTTTTGATCCGATCCTGACGGTGGAAAACGGTCGCGCGAAAATCAACAAAGAATCAAAGCGTATCAAAAGCTTTAAAACCGATGCTAAGTACGTCTTCGTGACATTTAAAAAAGATATCATCGTGAACGGCAAAACCGATACGGTCGAAGAAACTGTAAAATACGAAGTGAATGACCAGGGCTATATCATTAATTATGAAAATGATAGGGCCGGGGTTAGAAAGTACGATCCGATGAGAAGATTCGGAACCAAAGCGAGGCTATCTAAATTGAGCGACGGCAACTGCGCGATCGATCAATTCAGTAACGTCGTGGGAACTCCAGATGGTTCAACTGCAGAAGTTGTTATTCAGGATAAAAAGTTTTGTGATTCTGTGAAGGATGTTATCTCTCAGATGAATCAAAAGACTTTCAGCCAATGTAATTCTTTGTTGGATAAAGCCGCCGAGGCCTACGAAGCGCGCGCGAAAGAATTGGGTAAAGAGAGTAAAAAGCTAGCAATCTTGGGTGAAGCCCCAACCAGTACAATTGCTCTGACGCTGCAAGCACTGAACATGTGCGCACCGGACGAGTGGTACGATAAAGCGATGAGTCCGATGGGGATGATGAGAACCCTAAAAGCCGTTCCGGTAGAGGCTGCAAAAAATACTTCTGGTTCTAAGAAAAAAGGCGTAAATAACTAAACTGCAATATCCACCTCCGCTGCGGAGGTGGGAATTGCAAAACATTAAGACTGATAAATAAAAAAGGCCTCTGAAGAGAGGCCTTTTCTTTTTTGGAATCTGAAAAGTCTAAATTAGAATTTATAAGTCAGATCCAAGTAGTGACCAAAGCCTGAAGTTTCCCCAGCGAAGCCACCACTTTTGAATAAAGCCATGTTCTGATAGTACTTTAAACCGTAACCAGCAGCATATTGCTTAGAATGCCAGTAGATACCATTGAACCACTCAAGTGACCAGCTAGTGCGATTTACATCATCTGCGATTTTGTTCGCGCCGAATTTATAATCCAGATATCCCTGCCAAGTGATGAAGGATTGATTCTGGAATTCCACGAAAGGCTTAAACCAGTTGGTGGAAAGGATATAACCATTCCACTCGCCCTCATCAGAAGCGCCATAATTTTCACGTACGTGACGAGCCATCAAGTTCGCACCCAATTTCCCAAGCCATGGGATTTGGATGTCAGAACCAAAACCAATGTATTCCTCAAACAAGGCGCGATCGCCCACGTTGAACAAAGTAGCCACATACCACTCTTGTACAGGACCCAGAGACAGATCGTGACCTGTCATGAAATCCAAAGAAAAGCGCGGAGCAAATTTAAAGAAGAAGTTGTCGTCTTGAGTCGCAGCCGTTGAAGTGTCGCCATGACGATCGCTGTTCGGGGAATTGAAAATATCAAAGATATCCAAGTAACCATAAAGATCCAGGATCCCAGAGCGTCCACCAAACTCCATCTCAAAATAAGTGTCCTGCTGATTTTCAAATGGAATCTTGTTGTCGATAGATTGCATCAGATTGAACTGCAACCAGCGGTAATCACCTTTATGAATATCGCCATCCGTAATTTTCGCAGCAAACGCATTTTGCAAAGGGGAGAGAGCAAGCAATACCAACAACGTACTAAAAATTTTCTGAATCATGATTCCTCACTGGTTTTTGAGTGAGCTCAGTAAAGTAGCTCCTGCACTTGAGGTCAAGATTGTCAGATTCATTTCCGCTGCGGTTCCGCGCTGCATTCCAAAAAACCGGCAGGCGCCTTTTGAAAGTTATCAAATGTAAAAAAAAGGCCCTTATAAAAGAGCCTTTTCAAAGAATTAAGTTTTTGAGTTTCAACTAAACATTGAAACGGAAGAATAAAACGTCGCCGTCTTTCACGACGTACTCTTTACCTTCGACACGGTATTTGCCCGCATCTTTTACCGCTTGCTCGGACTTGTAAGTGAACAAGTCTTCACAGTGATAAGTTTCCGCACGGATGAAACCTTTTTCGAAGTCCGTATGGATCACGCCCGCTGCTTGTGGAGCTTTCGTGTTTGCACGGATTGTCCAAGCACGAACTTCTTTTTCGCCCGCTGTGAAATAAGTTTGAAGGCCCAACAAAGTGTAAGCTTCGCGGATCAAACGATTCAAACCTGGCTCTTCAGCACCCAAAGCTGCCAAGAAGTCTGCGCGATCTTCCGGTGGCAACAATGCGATCTCTGCTTCCATCGCAGAACAGATCATGATCGTTTTATTGTTCTCTTCAGCAGCGCGAGCGATAACGGATTTAGTCCAGTCATTGCCACCAGCTGCGAAGTCAGAATCAGAAACGTTCATAGCATAAAGAACTGGTTTAGCAGTCAACAAATGCATTTCTTTAAGAAGGGGAGCCTCGAAATCGTCCAAAGTGACTGAGCGAGCTGGAAGACCTTTACCCAAAGCTTCTAGAACTTTCTTAGCGACTTCAACTTCCGCTTTCAATTTCTTGTCAGTGGAGTTCTTAGCTTGTTTTTCGATACGTTGAAGACGTTTTTCAACTGAATCCAAATCAGCTAGCAAAAGCTCTGTGTTGATGATTTCGATGTCACGGATAGGGTCTACAGAGCCCGCAACGTGCACGATATTTGGGTCGTCAAAGCAACGAACCACGTGAACGATCGCATCTGTTTGACGGATGTGAGAAAGGAATTGATTCCCCAAACCTTCACCTTGGGAGGCACCTTTAACAATCCCCGCGATATCCACGAATTCCATTGTCGTTGGAATTACTTTTTGTGGCTTGATGAAGGAAGTGATCTTATCCATACGAGGATCTGGAACTGTTACAACGCCCACGTTTGGATCGATAGTACAGAAAGGGTAGTTGGCTGCCTCAGCCTTAGCTGAAGTCAACGCATTGAAAAGCGTACTTTTACCAA contains these protein-coding regions:
- a CDS encoding Crp/Fnr family transcriptional regulator — encoded protein: MSALEQLHKQEYKAGEFIFFQGDVEKHFYIIETGTVKICTMDRAGKEVEINRIADGESFGEFALLDNAPRSASAKCVTDVVVVRVSEDGFQELLNDLPVWANCMLKSFVGRLKKIMDEQKDQQV
- a CDS encoding SGNH/GDSL hydrolase family protein yields the protein MKYVLPILIALGSSSAKAFNTVFVGDSHSYGQFGEEIDKYLRSVSKNVTSIAGCGSSPSTWMADGKKFKSTNCGYWRRDIKGQEIRVKEHQVDSFSKELSALHPDLTVIALGTNILSTPTNILSEKKSIQAMLDTIKKNDSECIWIGPPDTGNKTLKLNLADGVKEIKALVEKANCAFVDSSELTKYPAGKSDGIHYGPKDSAEWGKKVVAKIEKLPQVSRAREKVVQPLLEEDTTGTTSEPGAVR
- the radA gene encoding DNA repair protein RadA, with protein sequence MAKSKNKTVYTCQNCGAQRPRWEGKCSDCGAWNSFVEELQLEEPKTRGWSTGSVEKTSTAPGAGKPVSLDQSLEAIKLDRFDTGFQELNRVLGGGLARGSFVLLGGSPGIGKSTLLLQMAGGLASDKRKILYISGEESVSQTGSRAHRLGIRSPLIEVGAESNLHNVMELARHKKPDVLVVDSIQTMYLSDLQAAPGSVSQVRECAGHLMGLAKQDGIAVILIGHVTKDGTIAGPKVLEHMVDCVLSFDGDTSYDFRLLRTLKNRFGAAHELGVFQMNSKGLEEVLNPSELFLEERGDQLIGSAVFASMEGTRPLLCEVQALTLSTNMAMPRRTSLGIDVNRLHLLTAVLDRHLDVRLSSNDIFVNVVGGLKLVEPAADLAVAAAILSTEGRRDLDAKTVFFGEIGLTGEVRGVSFVESRIKEADKLGFQHFVIPYSNKRHLADLKISGDKKISYIKNVKDLSRLI
- a CDS encoding transglycosylase SLT domain-containing protein; amino-acid sequence: MRTTTVKAVLLSIMLSAPMAMAQSNKDELDSFKKALDQFKSGKYEQAIPTFQTIAQNKSEMEEYARYYLSQSFLKTSKLDEAYKELEQIQKLSPNVKMTIDVQTTMGQIALEKKNYKQAADIFTKLEKRTRNTESYPEVIYNLAAAEQGLGKRALMCKWLVKLYEKHPGYSKVAHWEVDLASSKFEGKETACATSTEDFRTRVRYLLFAGLDSRAQTEINAMKTNLAKIDKYLADKLQVQFYMQEGELGKAVDLLKPYYEEKKRDFDYLILFASASARAGEVQLAVGSYYSAYKLSPRSKTGRQALYQSAFLSYQFQDYDGAARRFQEFMKLYPTSGLSKDAKWHLAWLKYLKGDYTGAYKAFAEMQSEKRSNKRAWKTFPNDRVNYWMAMSLFRQGKIVEARNKMTALSKDPLLGYYAIAAQARLKKMEVIPLQKVATTNLPTTPRMIARFSASEFLMPNVDDISFRGDDSESEENLMITQYSADDEKESDEEADVEANPDNKSVDVAQGEDGAPAEGDEAAEGGDKSVAFSSPILMKRFERARDLMIIGENEWARWDLYDIEKKTRNRDYLKTLMSEYSTAGHFNRSSYIAQVTFGTTRASQGVEGGRAMWELAYPRAYSDSVDKYTKQFTVPTELVWGIMRAESSYRRDAISPVGALGLMQVMPFTGYKVATLVGDKDFKPPQLLEPDVAVKIGSRYLKRLMDRFDNTIPLVAAGYNAGPHRVKNWLVSFGTLETDEFIEHIPFLETRNYVKRVVSNAYVYAKLYGNKKDLFPYLSEAVPVKVNAELVGKENWDDI
- a CDS encoding ABC transporter permease → MINNWVRFLINKAIEIIASLAVLVALSFLLLKALPGGPFDNEAALHPTVRAALAEQWGLQDSTVSQVSKYLGSLVRGDLGVSMAHPDQRISTMIANGFSNTLSLNLISLVLVVVGAFVLALLSQRYSGGLFEKSVDQLMITFISLPSLFWGPLLIYLFGFYFNLLPTAFLTSPVNYILPVLTLSLRPMASLVRLLKTSLKENYRLDYVRTAKAKGVEEGDVLLHHVLRNSMIPFLSYLGPLLVGLLSGSFLVEMLFAIPGLGGQFIMALGDRDYTLIVGLTLFYGTLLIIVNSVIDILMRAVDPRIQEEM
- a CDS encoding ABC transporter permease; the protein is MKRPSVILAISFLSILILAVLIGPFVFTQGFEQNVDQILLAPSWAHWFGTDSLGRDLFARVLLGARVSLTVGIVCAILTFLIGFTYGSIAGWFEGVLDRMMMRFCDIIMAIPSFILVAVLCLSVQVILPIADPQWAALVGLCVGISFTHWINMARVTRGMVIETKRKPFVEAAIAVGGNRPHILLRHILPNIGSTLLVLVAMQIPTNILYESFMSFIGIGVHPPYTSWGILVSEGWKTLSSFPHLILFPSLVLFLTVWSFHILIDNRKQT
- a CDS encoding outer membrane protein OmpK, with product MIQKIFSTLLVLLALSPLQNAFAAKITDGDIHKGDYRWLQFNLMQSIDNKIPFENQQDTYFEMEFGGRSGILDLYGYLDIFDIFNSPNSDRHGDTSTAATQDDNFFFKFAPRFSLDFMTGHDLSLGPVQEWYVATLFNVGDRALFEEYIGFGSDIQIPWLGKLGANLMARHVRENYGASDEGEWNGYILSTNWFKPFVEFQNQSFITWQGYLDYKFGANKIADDVNRTSWSLEWFNGIYWHSKQYAAGYGLKYYQNMALFKSGGFAGETSGFGHYLDLTYKF
- the ychF gene encoding redox-regulated ATPase YchF, translating into MALQVGIVGLPNVGKSTLFNALTSAKAEAANYPFCTIDPNVGVVTVPDPRMDKITSFIKPQKVIPTTMEFVDIAGIVKGASQGEGLGNQFLSHIRQTDAIVHVVRCFDDPNIVHVAGSVDPIRDIEIINTELLLADLDSVEKRLQRIEKQAKNSTDKKLKAEVEVAKKVLEALGKGLPARSVTLDDFEAPLLKEMHLLTAKPVLYAMNVSDSDFAAGGNDWTKSVIARAAEENNKTIMICSAMEAEIALLPPEDRADFLAALGAEEPGLNRLIREAYTLLGLQTYFTAGEKEVRAWTIRANTKAPQAAGVIHTDFEKGFIRAETYHCEDLFTYKSEQAVKDAGKYRVEGKEYVVKDGDVLFFRFNV